A section of the Pochonia chlamydosporia 170 chromosome 2, whole genome shotgun sequence genome encodes:
- a CDS encoding F-box domain-containing protein (similar to Neosartorya fischeri NRRL 181 XP_001265852.1): protein MAAIIDRDVVTTAPVSNGDTTPTSPGTPTKGKSRQRLLRGLQRISSSPSLNGLRRSRSVSSPYSTRGTLSCASLAAVGPPQTPGSARSSTPQPSPLGMPSSSVSISQTSSHEFPFHDSIESQLAIRKVDNVDQNGSPATATLPPGLGSAKQEAQTKAQAVIKAPPKPAFPFWEKMPHELRVQIFSFLRPKELVQASRVSKTFYRFCFDGQLWTSLDASEFYQEIPAESLARIIVAAGPFIKDLNLRGCVQVEHYKRTEVIVKACKNLMNATLEGCRNFQKSTLHTLLRTNDKLVHLNLTGLSAVSNTSCKIIADSCPQLETFNVSWCDKVEAKGIKAIIESCPRLRDLRAGEVRGFDDISTAEAIFNTNNLERLVLCGCVELTDDALKVMMQGIDPEIDILTERPIVPARKLRHLDLSRCNRLSSAGVKAIGYVVPELEGLQLSGCKSLTDAALEPILASTPRLTHLELEDLEDLTNSLMSEHLARAPCADTLEHLSISYCENISDVGMLPVLQKCLRLKSVDMDNTRISDLSLAEAAAMVMKRSNRSLRANQRPQVTLQLVVYDCQNVTWTGIREVLFRNAQIKPAVGEPGKVTYPTEIIGLKCFYGFQMTVDEHQKRVLRGDLSSAGRLERKWADYMQANEEAGMGGAGHRRRRRRAREAHALHMNEEDGGIVGRRRARTMGACSVM, encoded by the coding sequence ACGGCCCCAGTCTCAAATGGCGACACTACCCCCACATCGCCCGGAACGCCTACCAAAGGCAAGAGCCGTCAGCGTCTTCTCCGTGGACTGCAGCGTAtatcctcatctccatcacTGAATGGACTACGACGCTCGAGGTCCGTAAGCAGTCCGTACAGCACAAGAGGAACACTCTCTTGTGCCAGTCTGGCTGCTGTTGGGCCTCCACAGACTCCAGGTAGCGCCAGGTCATCTACTCCTCAGCCGTCGCCGCTTGGTATGCCAAGCTCCTCGGTCTCCATTTCACAGACTTCTAGCCATGAGTTTCCCTTCCATGACAGCATCGAGAGCCAGCTTGCCATTCGAAAGGTTGACAATGTTGACCAAAACGGATCACCCGCGACAGCGACCCTTCCGCCCGGTCTCGGTTCTGCCAAGCAAGAAGCGCAAACCAAAGCTCAGGCCGTAATAAAAGCACCTCCAAAACCTGCATTTCCATTCTGGGAGAAGATGCCGCACGAGCTTAGGGTTCAGATTTTCTCCTTCCTACGGCCGAAAGAATTGGTTCAGGCGTCTAGGGTGAGCAAGACGTTTTATAGGTTTTGCTTTGACGGACAGCTCTGGACCTCGCTCGACGCATCCGAATTCTATCAAGAGATTCCGGCCGAGTCGCTTGCCAGGATCATTGTGGCTGCTGGCCCGTTTATAAAGGATTTGAATCTTCGAGGATGTGTGCAAGTCGAGCACTATAAGCGGACAGAAGTTATTGTCAAGGCTTGCAAGAACCTGATGAATGCCACCCTGGAAGGTTGCCGAAACTTTCAAAAAAGCACTTTGCATACGCTGTTGAGGACGAATGACAAGCTGGTTCATCTGAACTTGACTGGTCTCTCTGCCGTATCGAACACGTCTTGCAAGATTATTGCAGATTCATGCCCGCAGTTGGAAACGTTCAACGTCTCATGGTGTGATAAGGTGGAAGCCAAGGGAATCAAAGCTATTATTGAGTCATGCCCAAGACTGAGAGACTTGAGGGCTGGCGAAGTCCGGGGCTTTGACGACATATCAACTGCCGAGGCTATTTTTAATACCAACAATCTCGAACGTCTTGTTCTCTGTGGATGTGTCGAATTGACTGATGACGCTCTGAAAGTCATGATGCAAGGCATTGACCCAGAGATTGATATTCTTACCGAACGGCCCATTGTTCCGGCACGAAAATTGAGACACCTCGATCTGAGTCGATGCAACCGCCTTTCTAGCGCTGGCGTCAAGGCTATTGGATACGTGGTACCGGAATTAGAAGGTCTTCAACTTTCAGGATGCAAATCACTAACTGATGCTGCACTTGAGCCGATCTTAGCATCAACTCCTCGGCTAACCCACCTGGAACTGGAAGATTTGGAAGACCTCACGAATTCTCTCATGTCGGAGCATCTTGCCAGGGCACCATGTGCGGATACACTGGAACATTTGTCGATAAGCTACTGCGAAAACATCAGCGACGTCGGAATGCTGCCTGTGCTACAGAAGTGTCTACGATTGAAAAGTGTTGACATGGATAACACGCGAATCAGTGACCTCTCCCTAGCGGAAGCGGCTGCCATGGTCATGAAGCGATCAAACAGATCACTCAGGGCAAATCAACGACCACAGGTTACCCTGCAGCTGGTAGTTTACGATTGCCAAAACGTAACTTGGACGGGCATCCGAGAAGTTTTATTCAGAAACGCCCAGATCAAGCCTGCAGTTGGGGAACCAGGAAAAGTGACCTACCCTACAGAGATTATTGGTCTCAAGTGCTTCTACGGGTTTCAGATGACGGTAGACGAGCACCAAAAACGAGTGCTGCGAGGAGACCTCTCGTCAGCAGGTAGGCTAGAGAGAAAATGGGCAGATTACATGCAGGCGAACGAAGAGGCCGGAATGGGAGGTGCAGGAcaccgaagacgacgacgacgagccaGAGAAGCGCACGCCCTGCATATGAatgaggaggatggcggCATCGTCGGCCGCCGACGAGCACGAACTATGGGAGCTTGTTCGGTCATGTAA